From a single Serratia surfactantfaciens genomic region:
- a CDS encoding sugar O-acetyltransferase, producing the protein MTEREKLLNGQVYNSRDEELIAMYHRARALTKCLGALDSHQADEKNRLLGELFGAWGEASWIETPFWCDYGQHVRIGKNCFINVNAVFLDCNTITIGDNTLVGPNVQIYTPSHPLKADERFTGDPDFPFRTSAQPVSIGNNVWIGGNVVILPGVTIGDGTTIGAGSVVTGDIPANVLALGQPCRVIRALE; encoded by the coding sequence ATGACGGAAAGAGAGAAATTGTTAAACGGCCAGGTGTACAACAGCCGCGATGAAGAACTGATCGCCATGTACCACCGGGCGAGGGCGTTGACTAAATGCCTGGGTGCGCTGGATTCGCATCAGGCGGACGAAAAAAACCGCCTGCTCGGCGAGCTGTTCGGCGCCTGGGGAGAAGCAAGCTGGATTGAAACGCCATTCTGGTGCGACTATGGTCAACATGTCCGCATCGGAAAGAACTGTTTTATCAACGTCAATGCGGTGTTCCTCGACTGCAATACCATCACCATCGGCGATAACACGCTGGTCGGCCCTAACGTGCAAATCTACACGCCGAGTCATCCGCTGAAGGCCGATGAACGCTTCACCGGCGATCCGGATTTTCCTTTCCGCACCTCGGCGCAGCCGGTGTCCATCGGCAACAACGTATGGATCGGCGGCAACGTGGTGATCCTGCCGGGGGTGACCATCGGTGACGGCACCACCATCGGTGCGGGCAGCGTAGTGACCGGCGACATCCCGGCCAACGTGCTGGCGCTGGGGCAGCCGTGCCGGGTTATCCGCGCGTTGGAATAA
- the zur gene encoding zinc uptake transcriptional repressor Zur, with translation MNSTTQEKLLAQAERLCQQRNVRLTPQRLEVLRLMTQQPGAISAYDLLDLLRVAEPQAKPPTVYRALDFLLEQGFIHRVESANSYVLCHHFEQPMHTSALFICDRCGQVTERTTEGVEETLQKLAQEAGFALRHSVVEAHGLCAGCVEVEACDSKHDCAEHDHSIAIKKK, from the coding sequence ATGAACTCAACCACCCAGGAAAAGCTGTTGGCGCAGGCGGAACGCCTCTGCCAGCAACGCAATGTGCGATTGACGCCGCAACGGCTGGAAGTGCTGCGTCTGATGACTCAGCAACCCGGTGCAATCAGCGCTTACGACCTGCTAGATCTGCTGCGCGTCGCCGAACCGCAGGCCAAGCCGCCGACGGTTTACCGCGCGCTGGATTTTCTGCTGGAGCAAGGTTTTATCCATAGGGTAGAGTCCGCCAACAGCTACGTGCTGTGCCATCACTTCGAACAGCCGATGCATACGTCCGCGCTGTTTATCTGCGATCGCTGCGGCCAGGTGACCGAACGCACTACCGAGGGCGTAGAAGAAACGCTGCAGAAGCTGGCGCAGGAGGCCGGATTTGCGCTGCGGCACAGCGTGGTGGAGGCGCACGGTCTGTGTGCCGGCTGCGTGGAGGTTGAGGCTTGCGACAGCAAGCATGACTGCGCCGAACACGATCACAGCATCGCCATCAAGAAGAAGTAA
- a CDS encoding CsbD family protein yields MNKDQADGNWKQLKGKVKEKWGKLTDDDLTVIEGKREQLVGKIQERYGYQKEAAEKEVKAWEDHTKHRW; encoded by the coding sequence ATGAATAAAGATCAAGCCGACGGTAACTGGAAGCAGCTTAAAGGCAAAGTGAAGGAAAAATGGGGCAAGCTGACCGATGACGATCTGACGGTCATCGAAGGGAAACGCGAACAGCTGGTCGGTAAAATTCAGGAACGCTACGGTTATCAGAAAGAGGCGGCCGAGAAAGAGGTGAAAGCCTGGGAAGATCACACCAAACACCGCTGGTAA
- the dinF gene encoding MATE family efflux transporter DinF — translation MRLISAFTSDTDKALWRLALPMIFSNITVPLLGLVDTAVIGHLDSPIYLGGVAIGAVATSFLFMLLLFLRMSTTGLAAQALGAQNPQALARAFMQPLLLALLAGVAIVLLRYPLIELALQIVGGNADVLEQARRFLEIRWLSAPAALANLVLLGWLLGVQYVRAPVILLIVGNLLNIVLDIWLVMGLGWNVRGAAAATAIAEYATLLLGLWLAWRVMRLRGITLPMLCEAWRGDLRRLLALNRDIMLRSLLLQLCFASLTIFGARLGSDVVAVNAVLMNLLTFTAYALDGFAYAVEAHSGHAYGARDDSQLRKVWHAACRQAGLVALAFGLTYAVIGQQIVAALTSLPELRALAAHYLPWQVILPLVGVWCYLLDGMFIGATRGAEMRNSMAVAAAGYGIALFSVPLLGNHGLWLALAVFLALRGLALGWIWHRHQLRGSWFTAR, via the coding sequence ATGCGTTTGATTTCCGCCTTCACCAGCGACACCGATAAAGCCCTGTGGCGCCTGGCATTGCCGATGATTTTCTCCAATATCACCGTGCCGCTGCTCGGACTGGTGGACACTGCGGTGATTGGCCACCTCGACAGCCCCATTTATCTGGGGGGCGTGGCGATCGGTGCGGTGGCGACCAGCTTTCTGTTCATGCTGCTGCTGTTCCTGCGCATGAGCACGACCGGCCTGGCGGCACAGGCGCTGGGGGCGCAGAACCCCCAGGCGCTGGCGCGCGCGTTTATGCAACCGCTGCTGCTGGCGCTGTTGGCCGGGGTGGCGATCGTCCTGCTGCGCTACCCGCTGATCGAACTGGCGCTGCAGATCGTCGGCGGCAATGCCGACGTGCTGGAACAGGCGCGGCGTTTTCTTGAGATCCGCTGGCTGAGCGCTCCGGCGGCGCTGGCCAATCTGGTGCTGCTGGGCTGGTTGCTCGGCGTGCAGTATGTGCGTGCGCCGGTGATCCTGCTGATCGTCGGCAACCTGCTGAACATTGTGCTGGATATCTGGCTGGTGATGGGCCTGGGCTGGAACGTGCGGGGAGCGGCGGCGGCGACCGCCATCGCCGAATACGCCACGTTGCTGCTCGGCCTGTGGCTGGCGTGGCGGGTGATGCGCCTGCGCGGCATCACCTTGCCGATGCTGTGTGAGGCTTGGCGGGGCGATCTGCGCCGCCTGCTGGCGCTCAACCGCGACATCATGTTGCGCTCATTGTTGCTGCAACTGTGTTTTGCGTCGCTGACCATCTTCGGCGCTCGCTTGGGGAGCGATGTCGTGGCGGTCAACGCGGTATTGATGAATCTGCTGACGTTCACCGCTTATGCGCTCGACGGCTTCGCTTATGCGGTGGAGGCCCATTCGGGCCACGCCTACGGCGCTCGGGACGACAGCCAGCTGCGCAAGGTGTGGCACGCGGCCTGTCGGCAGGCGGGGCTGGTCGCGTTGGCCTTTGGCCTGACCTATGCCGTCATCGGCCAGCAGATCGTGGCGGCGTTGACCTCTTTGCCGGAGCTGCGTGCGTTAGCCGCCCACTATTTACCTTGGCAGGTCATCCTGCCGCTGGTCGGCGTGTGGTGCTATTTGCTGGACGGCATGTTTATCGGCGCCACGCGCGGCGCCGAGATGCGCAACAGCATGGCGGTGGCCGCGGCGGGATATGGTATTGCGCTGTTCAGCGTGCCGCTGCTCGGTAACCATGGGCTCTGGCTGGCGTTGGCGGTGTTTTTGGCGCTGCGCGGCTTGGCGTTGGGCTGGATCTGGCACCGTCACCAGCTGCGTGGCAGTTGGTTTACTGCACGCTAG
- the lexA gene encoding transcriptional repressor LexA produces the protein MKALTTRQQEVYDLIRDHISQTGMPPTRAEIAMRLGFRSPNAAEEHLKALARKGVIEIVSGASRGIRLLMEEEEGLPLIGRVAAGEPLLAQQHIEGHYQVDPSLFKPSADFLLRVNGMSMRDIGILDGDLLAVHKTQDVRNGQVVVARIEDEVTVKRLKKHGNVVELLPENNEFQPIVVDLRQQNFTIEGLAVGVIRNGDWI, from the coding sequence ATGAAAGCACTAACTACCAGACAGCAAGAGGTCTACGATCTGATTCGTGATCATATTTCGCAAACGGGCATGCCGCCAACGCGTGCCGAGATCGCGATGCGTCTGGGGTTCCGCTCGCCTAACGCCGCCGAAGAACATCTGAAGGCGCTGGCGCGCAAAGGGGTGATTGAAATCGTCTCCGGCGCGTCGCGCGGCATCCGCCTGCTGATGGAAGAAGAGGAAGGCCTGCCGCTGATCGGCCGCGTCGCCGCCGGCGAGCCGCTGCTGGCGCAGCAGCACATCGAAGGGCACTACCAGGTGGATCCTTCCCTGTTTAAACCGAGCGCCGATTTCTTGCTGCGGGTGAACGGCATGTCGATGCGCGACATCGGCATCCTGGATGGCGATCTGCTGGCGGTGCACAAAACGCAAGACGTGCGCAACGGCCAGGTCGTGGTGGCGCGCATCGAAGACGAAGTGACGGTCAAGCGCCTGAAAAAACACGGCAACGTGGTTGAGCTGCTGCCGGAGAACAACGAATTCCAACCGATCGTGGTCGATCTGCGTCAGCAGAATTTCACTATCGAAGGGCTGGCGGTTGGCGTGATCCGCAACGGCGACTGGATTTAA
- a CDS encoding diacylglycerol kinase, whose protein sequence is MANQATGLTRIIKAAGYSYKGLSAAWQHEAAFRQELVATVLAIILAVWLDVGAIARILLIGSVALVMIVEILNSAIEAVVDRIGSEHHELSGRAKDMGSAAVSLAIVLALFVWGTVLWQHFG, encoded by the coding sequence ATGGCAAACCAAGCAACCGGCCTGACCCGCATCATCAAGGCCGCCGGCTATTCCTATAAAGGGCTTTCCGCCGCCTGGCAACACGAGGCGGCGTTCCGCCAGGAGCTGGTGGCGACCGTCCTGGCTATCATACTGGCTGTGTGGCTGGATGTGGGTGCGATAGCGCGCATTTTATTGATCGGATCGGTAGCGCTGGTGATGATCGTCGAGATCCTGAACAGCGCGATCGAGGCGGTGGTGGATCGCATCGGCAGCGAACATCACGAGCTGTCCGGCCGGGCCAAGGACATGGGATCGGCGGCGGTGTCGCTGGCGATCGTGCTGGCGCTGTTCGTTTGGGGCACGGTCTTATGGCAGCATTTCGGTTGA
- the plsB gene encoding glycerol-3-phosphate 1-O-acyltransferase PlsB, with translation MSGWRKIYYKLLNLPLKLLVRSKVIPSDPVTELGLDPSRPILYVLPYNSKADLLTLRTQCLAQDLPDPLDSLEIDGTVLPSYVFIHDGPRVFRYYTPKEESVKLFHDYLDLHRSNPDLDIQMLPVSVMFGRSPGREGHGTPHLRLLNGVQKFFAVLWLGRDSFVRFSNTVSLRRMATEHGTDKTIAQKLARVARMHFSRQRLAAVGPSLPARQDLFNKLLASKAIEKAVEDEARSKKISHEKAQQNAIALMEEIAADFSYETVRLSDRVLSWTWNRLYQGINVTNAERVRQLAQDGHEIVYVPCHRSHMDYLLLSYVLYHQGLVPPHIAAGINLNFWPAGPIFRRLGAFFIRRTFKGNKLYSTVFREYLGELFTRGYSVEYFVEGGRSRTGRLLEPKTGTLSMTIQAMLRGGARPITLVPIYIGYEHVMEVGTYAKELRGATKEKESLPQMVRGLRKLRNLGQGYVNFGEPLPLTAYLNQHVPQWRESIDPIEAQRPSWLTPTVNDLAGQIMVRINNAAAANAMNLCSTALLASRQRSLTREQLIEQLECYLQLMRNAPYARDVTVPTQTPDELLDHALNMNKFEVEKDSIGDIIILPREQAVLMTYYRNNIHHLLVLPSLIASIVMHHRRVSRAELLRQIGMIYPMLKAELFLHNDKEQLPEVLRPMIDELIRQQLICDKGDELVLNPARIRPLQLLAAGVRETLQRYAITMSILSANPSINRGALEKESRIMAQRLSVLHGINAPEFFDKAVFSTLVATLREEGYINDSGDAIREHTLEVYNMLSDLITPEIKLTIESVNMPAETNDLPQADAEEEQDE, from the coding sequence ATGTCAGGTTGGCGTAAAATTTATTATAAACTATTGAATTTACCACTTAAATTGTTGGTAAGAAGTAAGGTCATCCCATCAGATCCGGTTACCGAGCTAGGGTTGGATCCCTCACGGCCGATTTTGTATGTTTTGCCTTACAATTCCAAGGCGGATTTGCTGACGCTGCGCACCCAGTGCCTGGCGCAGGATCTGCCCGATCCGCTCGACTCGCTGGAGATCGACGGCACCGTGCTGCCGAGCTACGTGTTCATTCACGACGGCCCGCGCGTGTTCCGCTATTACACCCCGAAAGAAGAGTCGGTAAAACTGTTCCACGACTATCTGGATCTGCATCGCAGCAATCCGGATCTCGACATCCAGATGCTGCCAGTTTCGGTGATGTTCGGCCGCTCGCCGGGCCGCGAAGGCCACGGCACGCCGCACCTGCGTCTGTTGAATGGCGTGCAGAAATTCTTCGCCGTGCTGTGGCTCGGCCGCGATAGCTTCGTGCGTTTCTCCAACACCGTTTCGCTGCGCCGCATGGCCACCGAGCACGGCACGGATAAAACCATCGCGCAGAAACTGGCGCGCGTGGCGCGCATGCACTTCTCGCGTCAGCGCCTGGCCGCAGTAGGCCCAAGCCTGCCGGCCCGTCAGGATCTGTTCAACAAGCTGCTGGCGTCAAAGGCGATCGAAAAAGCGGTCGAGGACGAAGCGCGCAGCAAGAAGATCTCGCACGAGAAAGCCCAGCAGAACGCTATCGCGCTGATGGAAGAGATCGCCGCCGACTTCTCTTACGAAACCGTGCGTCTGTCCGATCGCGTGTTGAGCTGGACCTGGAACCGGCTGTATCAGGGTATCAACGTCACCAACGCCGAGCGCGTGCGCCAGCTGGCGCAGGACGGGCACGAGATCGTCTACGTGCCCTGCCACCGCAGCCACATGGACTACCTGCTGTTGTCGTACGTGCTGTATCACCAGGGCCTGGTGCCGCCGCACATCGCCGCGGGCATCAACCTCAACTTCTGGCCGGCCGGTCCGATCTTCCGCCGTCTCGGCGCGTTCTTCATCCGCCGCACCTTCAAGGGCAACAAGCTCTACTCGACGGTGTTCCGCGAATACCTCGGCGAGCTGTTCACCCGCGGCTACTCGGTGGAATACTTCGTGGAAGGCGGCCGTTCCCGCACCGGTCGTCTGCTGGAGCCGAAGACCGGCACCCTGTCGATGACCATCCAGGCGATGCTGCGCGGCGGCGCCCGTCCGATTACGCTGGTGCCGATCTACATCGGTTACGAGCACGTGATGGAAGTGGGCACCTACGCCAAAGAGCTGCGCGGCGCCACCAAGGAAAAAGAGAGCCTGCCGCAGATGGTGCGCGGCCTGCGCAAGCTGCGCAATCTGGGCCAGGGTTACGTCAACTTCGGCGAGCCATTGCCGCTGACGGCTTATCTCAACCAGCACGTGCCGCAGTGGCGCGAGTCGATCGATCCGATCGAAGCCCAGCGCCCAAGCTGGCTGACGCCGACGGTCAACGATCTGGCCGGCCAGATCATGGTGCGCATCAACAACGCCGCCGCGGCCAACGCCATGAACCTGTGTTCCACCGCGCTGCTGGCCTCGCGCCAGCGTTCGCTGACCCGCGAACAGCTGATTGAACAGCTCGAGTGCTACCTGCAGCTGATGCGCAACGCGCCTTACGCGCGTGACGTCACCGTGCCGACGCAAACGCCGGACGAGCTGCTGGATCACGCGCTGAACATGAACAAGTTCGAGGTGGAGAAGGACAGCATCGGCGACATCATCATTCTGCCGCGCGAGCAGGCGGTGCTGATGACCTATTACCGCAACAACATCCACCACTTGTTGGTGTTGCCGTCGTTGATCGCCAGCATCGTGATGCATCACCGCCGGGTATCGCGCGCCGAGCTGCTGCGCCAGATCGGCATGATCTACCCGATGCTGAAGGCCGAGCTGTTCCTGCACAACGACAAGGAACAGCTGCCGGAGGTGCTCCGGCCGATGATCGACGAGCTGATCCGCCAACAGCTGATCTGCGACAAAGGCGACGAGCTGGTGCTGAACCCGGCGCGCATTCGCCCGCTGCAGTTGCTGGCCGCCGGGGTGCGCGAAACCCTGCAGCGCTACGCCATCACCATGTCGATCCTCAGCGCCAACCCGAGCATCAACCGCGGCGCGCTGGAGAAAGAGAGCCGCATCATGGCGCAGCGCCTGTCGGTACTGCATGGCATCAATGCGCCGGAGTTCTTCGACAAGGCGGTGTTCTCCACCCTGGTGGCGACATTGCGTGAAGAGGGCTATATCAACGACAGCGGTGACGCGATCCGCGAGCACACCCTCGAGGTGTATAACATGCTGAGCGATCTGATCACGCCGGAAATCAAGCTGACCATCGAAAGCGTTAATATGCCGGCGGAGACCAACGACCTGCCGCAAGCCGACGCGGAAGAAGAGCAAGACGAGTGA
- the ubiA gene encoding 4-hydroxybenzoate octaprenyltransferase: MREESKTLEGSVTQSKWRAYSHLMRIDKPIGTLLLLWPTLWALWLAGKGVPPLSILVVFVLGVFLMRAAGCVVNDYADRAVDGYVKRTAGRPMPSGRVSAKEAKVLFVVLVLISFCLVLTLNAMTIWLSLAALALAWVYPFMKRVTNLPQFVLGAAFGWGIPMGYAAVSESLPLSCWLLLLANICWTVAYDTLYAMVDRDDDLKIGIKSTAILFGRYDKLIVGLLQLATLLLLAWVGYLAQLGGAFYWSLLLAGALFIHQQKQIAGRERDACFKAFLQNNYVGLVVFIGIALSYLPG, from the coding sequence ATGAGAGAGGAGAGCAAGACCTTGGAGGGAAGCGTGACTCAAAGTAAATGGCGGGCTTACAGCCATTTGATGCGCATTGATAAACCGATCGGCACGCTGCTGCTGCTGTGGCCGACGCTGTGGGCGCTGTGGCTGGCCGGGAAAGGCGTGCCGCCGCTGTCGATTCTGGTGGTGTTCGTGCTCGGCGTGTTCCTGATGCGCGCCGCTGGCTGCGTGGTGAATGACTACGCCGATCGCGCGGTGGACGGCTACGTGAAGCGCACTGCCGGGCGGCCGATGCCGAGCGGCCGGGTGAGCGCGAAAGAGGCCAAGGTGCTGTTCGTGGTGCTGGTGCTGATCTCGTTCTGCCTGGTGCTGACGCTGAACGCGATGACCATCTGGCTGTCGCTGGCGGCGCTGGCGTTGGCTTGGGTGTATCCGTTCATGAAGCGGGTGACCAACCTGCCGCAGTTTGTGCTGGGTGCCGCGTTCGGCTGGGGCATTCCGATGGGCTATGCGGCGGTCAGCGAATCGCTGCCGCTCAGCTGCTGGCTGTTGCTGCTGGCCAACATCTGCTGGACGGTGGCCTACGACACGCTGTATGCGATGGTCGATCGCGATGACGACCTCAAGATCGGCATCAAGTCCACCGCTATCCTGTTCGGCCGTTATGACAAACTGATCGTCGGGCTGCTGCAGCTCGCGACGCTGTTGCTGCTGGCGTGGGTCGGGTATCTGGCGCAGCTCGGCGGGGCGTTTTACTGGTCGCTGCTGCTGGCGGGCGCGTTGTTTATTCACCAGCAGAAGCAGATCGCCGGGCGTGAGCGCGACGCCTGCTTCAAAGCCTTCCTGCAGAACAACTATGTCGGGCTGGTGGTGTTTATCGGCATCGCGTTGAGTTATCTGCCGGGGTAA
- the ubiC gene encoding chorismate lyase — MSGIRDSILPPLEWLSEQDPPAPAAVSDWLMELGSMTRRFERHCAQVRVEPQRECFVTREALGDEANHLPDSPRYWLREVVLLGDGQPWLLGRTVIPENTLTGPDQALVDLGTLPLGRYLFSSGDLTRDYIHIGRQDALWARRSRLRLAGKPLLLTELFLPASPLYSAVPA; from the coding sequence ATGTCTGGCATCAGGGATTCCATCCTGCCGCCGCTGGAGTGGCTGTCCGAACAGGATCCTCCGGCGCCCGCCGCCGTCAGCGACTGGCTGATGGAGTTAGGCTCCATGACCCGCCGATTTGAACGTCATTGCGCCCAGGTGCGTGTCGAACCGCAGCGCGAATGCTTCGTCACGCGCGAAGCGCTGGGCGACGAGGCGAACCACTTACCCGACAGCCCGCGCTACTGGCTGCGCGAAGTGGTGCTGCTGGGCGACGGCCAGCCCTGGCTGTTGGGGCGCACGGTGATCCCGGAAAATACGCTGACCGGCCCCGATCAGGCATTGGTGGATCTGGGCACGCTGCCGCTCGGGCGCTATCTGTTCAGCAGCGGCGATCTGACCCGTGACTATATTCATATCGGCCGGCAGGACGCGCTCTGGGCGCGCCGTTCGCGGCTGCGGTTGGCGGGGAAGCCGCTGTTGCTGACCGAACTGTTTTTACCGGCTTCACCGCTGTATTCAGCGGTTCCCGCATGA
- a CDS encoding MFS transporter yields the protein MSETTLATPQSADAALAADERLATKEGRSQFWRATFSCWLGTAMEYVDFALYGLAAGMVFGDVFFPEATPLVALLASFATYSVGFVARPIGALVFGWIGDRKGRRVVLITTVALMGLSTTLIGLIPSYAQIGVWAPACLVILRFAQGFGAGAELSGGAVMLAEYAPAKRRGLVASIIAIGSNSGTLLASLVWLLVLQLDKEDLMSWGWRIPFLASILIAGVALYLRRHVRETPVFERELQQNHQRMLDAAHAAPDTRSYLQRTKAFWVMLGLRIGENGPSYLCQGFIVGYVAKVLMVDKSVPALAVLIASLCGFLVIPLAGWLSDRFGRRITYRWFCLLLVLYAFPAFWLLDSRDPAIVISVIVVGMCIASLGIFGVQAAYGVELFGVKNRYSKMAFAKELGSILSGGTAPLIATALLSGFGHWWPVACYFVVMAAIGLITTFFAPETRGRDLNLPQDAA from the coding sequence ATGAGCGAAACAACGCTTGCCACTCCACAGTCCGCCGACGCCGCGCTGGCGGCCGATGAACGCCTGGCAACCAAAGAGGGGCGCAGCCAATTTTGGCGCGCCACCTTCTCCTGCTGGCTCGGCACCGCCATGGAATACGTCGATTTTGCGCTGTACGGCCTGGCGGCCGGCATGGTGTTCGGCGATGTGTTCTTCCCCGAAGCCACGCCGCTGGTCGCGCTGTTGGCAAGCTTCGCCACCTACTCCGTCGGCTTCGTCGCACGGCCTATCGGCGCGTTGGTGTTCGGCTGGATCGGCGATCGCAAAGGCCGCCGCGTAGTGCTGATCACCACCGTGGCGCTGATGGGCCTCTCCACCACGCTGATCGGCCTGATCCCGTCCTATGCGCAAATCGGCGTCTGGGCCCCCGCCTGCCTGGTGATCCTGCGCTTCGCGCAGGGGTTCGGCGCCGGCGCGGAGCTGTCCGGCGGCGCGGTGATGCTGGCGGAGTACGCACCGGCCAAACGGCGCGGGCTGGTGGCGTCTATCATCGCCATCGGCTCCAACAGCGGTACCCTGCTGGCATCGCTGGTATGGCTGCTGGTGCTGCAGCTCGACAAAGAAGACCTGATGAGCTGGGGTTGGCGCATTCCGTTCCTCGCCAGCATTCTGATCGCCGGGGTGGCGCTGTATCTGCGCCGTCACGTACGGGAAACGCCGGTTTTCGAACGCGAGCTGCAGCAAAACCACCAGCGCATGCTGGACGCCGCCCATGCCGCGCCAGATACGCGCAGCTACCTGCAACGCACCAAGGCGTTCTGGGTGATGCTCGGCCTGCGCATCGGCGAGAACGGCCCCTCTTACCTGTGTCAGGGCTTTATCGTCGGTTACGTCGCCAAGGTGCTGATGGTCGATAAATCGGTGCCGGCGCTGGCAGTGTTGATCGCCTCGCTGTGCGGTTTTCTGGTGATCCCGCTGGCCGGTTGGTTGTCTGACCGTTTCGGCCGCCGCATCACCTACCGCTGGTTCTGCCTGCTGCTGGTGCTGTACGCCTTCCCGGCGTTCTGGCTGCTCGACAGCCGTGATCCGGCGATCGTCATCTCGGTGATCGTGGTCGGCATGTGCATCGCGTCGCTGGGGATCTTCGGCGTGCAGGCGGCCTACGGCGTCGAACTGTTCGGCGTGAAGAACCGCTACTCCAAGATGGCGTTCGCCAAAGAGCTCGGCTCGATCCTCTCCGGCGGCACCGCGCCGCTGATCGCCACCGCGCTGCTGTCCGGTTTCGGTCACTGGTGGCCTGTCGCCTGCTATTTTGTTGTAATGGCGGCCATCGGCTTAATCACCACCTTCTTTGCTCCCGAAACCCGCGGCCGCGATCTCAACCTGCCGCAGGATGCCGCGTAG
- a CDS encoding LacI family DNA-binding transcriptional regulator has protein sequence MDNHSARRVTRADVARVAGTSVAVVSYVINNGPRPVAEATRLRVLAAIEQTGYRPNDIARALASGSTQTYGLVVPDISNPFFATLARALQQEAFSRGRVLLLGDAGDDRQREYELINNLLRRQVDGLLYTSVDRHPWFDLIRASGTPCVMIDTIDSQADVCAIRVDERDAACQATRHLLQHGHRDIGIFIGPLTMLNAQDRLNGWRDALLEAGIAPRDEWIFEVPYTRQGGYQATQRLVRGPRPRAIFTSNEQQALGCLSALAEHGLRAPDDLALICFNGTQQSEFSVPPLSAVEQPIDAMAKRAIAMLAAGAVPAEPHEFAFQLRIRRSCGC, from the coding sequence TTGGATAATCACTCCGCGCGACGCGTTACCCGCGCCGACGTGGCCCGCGTAGCGGGTACCTCCGTCGCCGTGGTCAGCTATGTGATCAACAACGGCCCGCGCCCGGTGGCGGAAGCCACCCGGCTGCGCGTGCTGGCGGCGATCGAGCAAACCGGCTACCGCCCGAACGATATCGCGCGGGCGTTGGCCTCCGGCAGTACGCAAACCTACGGGTTGGTGGTGCCGGATATTTCCAACCCGTTCTTCGCCACGCTGGCGCGAGCGCTGCAGCAAGAGGCCTTCAGCCGCGGCCGCGTGTTGCTGCTGGGCGACGCCGGCGACGACCGGCAGCGCGAGTATGAGCTGATCAACAACCTGTTACGTCGCCAGGTCGACGGCCTGCTGTACACCAGCGTCGATCGCCACCCGTGGTTCGATCTGATCCGCGCCTCCGGCACGCCCTGCGTGATGATTGACACCATCGACAGCCAGGCCGACGTCTGCGCCATTCGCGTCGACGAACGCGACGCCGCCTGCCAGGCAACCCGCCATCTGCTGCAGCACGGCCATCGTGATATCGGCATTTTTATCGGCCCGCTGACCATGCTCAACGCGCAGGATCGCCTGAACGGCTGGCGCGATGCACTGCTGGAGGCGGGCATCGCGCCGCGCGACGAGTGGATTTTCGAGGTGCCCTACACCCGCCAGGGCGGCTACCAGGCCACCCAGCGCCTGGTGCGAGGCCCGCGTCCACGCGCTATTTTCACCTCTAACGAACAGCAGGCGCTCGGCTGCCTGTCGGCACTGGCGGAGCATGGGCTGCGCGCGCCGGACGATCTGGCGCTGATCTGTTTTAACGGCACGCAGCAATCCGAATTCAGCGTGCCGCCGCTCAGCGCGGTCGAGCAGCCGATCGACGCCATGGCCAAGCGGGCCATCGCCATGCTGGCCGCCGGCGCCGTACCCGCCGAGCCGCACGAATTCGCTTTTCAACTGCGCATCCGCCGCTCGTGCGGCTGTTAG